In one window of Tellurirhabdus rosea DNA:
- a CDS encoding SMP-30/gluconolactonase/LRE family protein: protein MNRFRFIRPLAALLTLFAQIAFARPAADSLTVVAPGAKPRQVSQQFKFTEGPAVDKKGNIYFTDQPNDHIWKYDTDGNLSLFMEKTGRSNGLYIDKKGNIIACADEKNELWSINPKNKAVTVLLPGQFEGKKFNGPNDLWITPKGDIYFTDPFYPRPWWTHKTPEQTGQKVFFLKKGTQTPVVVDAALMQPNGIVGTPDGKTLYVADIRDKKTYKYQINTDGSLGNRQLFCEMGSDGMTLDSQGNLYITGQGVTVFDPSGRKLGNIPVPAGWTANVCFGGKDRKTLFITASQSVFVLPMTVKGVE, encoded by the coding sequence ATGAACCGTTTCCGCTTTATCCGACCGCTTGCCGCTCTGCTTACGCTTTTCGCCCAAATCGCCTTTGCCCGGCCCGCTGCCGACTCCCTCACCGTGGTCGCGCCCGGCGCCAAACCCCGGCAGGTTTCCCAGCAGTTTAAATTTACGGAAGGCCCCGCCGTGGATAAAAAGGGCAATATCTACTTCACCGACCAGCCCAACGACCACATCTGGAAGTATGATACCGACGGCAATCTGTCCCTGTTTATGGAGAAAACGGGCCGCTCCAACGGCTTGTATATCGACAAAAAAGGCAACATCATCGCCTGCGCCGACGAAAAGAACGAACTCTGGTCCATCAATCCCAAAAACAAGGCGGTGACGGTGCTGCTGCCCGGCCAGTTCGAAGGCAAAAAATTTAACGGCCCCAACGACCTGTGGATCACGCCCAAAGGCGACATTTACTTCACCGACCCGTTCTACCCGCGCCCCTGGTGGACCCACAAAACGCCGGAACAGACCGGTCAGAAGGTCTTTTTTCTGAAAAAAGGCACCCAGACGCCCGTCGTTGTGGACGCCGCCCTGATGCAGCCCAACGGCATCGTCGGGACGCCGGACGGCAAGACGCTGTACGTGGCCGATATCAGGGACAAGAAAACCTACAAATACCAGATCAACACCGACGGCAGCCTCGGCAACCGGCAGTTGTTCTGCGAAATGGGCTCCGACGGCATGACCCTCGACAGCCAGGGCAACCTGTACATCACCGGCCAGGGCGTCACGGTTTTTGACCCGTCCGGCCGAAAGCTCGGCAACATTCCCGTCCCGGCGGGCTGGACCGCCAACGTCTGTTTCGGCGGGAAAGACCGGAAAACGCTGTTCATCACGGCTTCCCAGTCGGTTTTTGTGTTACCCATGACCGTAAAAGGCGTCGAATAA